From the Montipora capricornis isolate CH-2021 chromosome 2, ASM3666992v2, whole genome shotgun sequence genome, one window contains:
- the LOC138038555 gene encoding ER membrane protein complex subunit 2-like — translation MADEVVDLEVARQKMKQWRDEPLRNSEEITELGECLILEHGNKLGDELWTIYEQVFLASIDCRKMDLATMCLRELKSQFPDSVRVQKLNAMRLEAFDKYEDAEEIYEKILESEPANAVVRKRLVAILKAQNKIPEAVKELNEYLKKFMGDQEAWTELAELYISQQEHKKAKFCMEELILVNPHNHLYNQRYAEILYTLGGNENVEKSRKYFAQALKLDNNNMRALFGFFMASGYLASSSKDAKTKKENSKFAAWAATKIGERYQNATQEQENENMSELENMLDSLQIAVPQNIPSQRLPES, via the coding sequence atggcggacgaaGTTGTGGATCTCGAAGTTGCTCGCCAAAAAATGAAACAGTGGCGAGACGAGCCTCTTCGAAACAGTGAAGAAATCACTGAACTTGGCGAATGCCTCATTCTAGAACATGGGAACAAGCTGGGGGACGAACTATGGACGATATATGAGCAAGTTTTTTTAGCTTCCATAGACTGTCGTAAAATGGATTTGGCCACCATGTGTTTGAGGGaattaaaaagtcaatttccTGACAGTGTTCGTGTACAAAAGCTGAACGCGATGCGATTGGAAGCCTTCGACAAGTACGAGGACGCTGAGGAGATCTACGAGAAGATCTTAGAGTCCGAACCAGCGAATGCAGTTGTACGGAAAAGGTTGGTCGCAATTCTCAAGGCACAGAACAAGATTCCAGAGGCGGTGAAAGAGCTTAATGAATATTTAAAGAAGTTCATGGGCGATCAAGAGGCTTGGACCGAACTGGCAGAGCTTTACATCTCGCAGCAAGAACATAAAAAGGCCAAGTTTTGCATGGAAGAGTTGATTTTGGTAAACCCTCACAATCACTTGTACAATCAGAGATACGCCGAAATCCTCTACACTCTTGGAGGCAACGAAAACGTGGAAAAGTCAAGGAAATACTTTGCGCAAGCTCTCAAGTTGGACAACAATAACATGAGAGCATTGTTTGGGTTCTTTATGGCTTCAGGTTATTTAGCAAGTTCTTCCAAAGATGCCAAAACTAAGAAGGAAAATTCCAAATTTGCCGCCTGGGCAGCAACAAAGATTGGAGAGAGGTACCAAAATGCTACTCAAGAACAGGAAAACGAAAATATGTCAGAACTTGAAAACATGTTGGATTCGCTGCAGATTGCTGTTCCACAGAACATTCCCTCTCAGCGTCTTCCTGAAAGCTAA